The Akkermansia muciniphila genome contains a region encoding:
- a CDS encoding SulP family inorganic anion transporter gives MFKPALLSSLKTYTKQTFLADLFAGLTVGVVAIPLAMAFAIACGLSPTQGLVTAIVAGFLISLFSGSKYQIGGPTGAFVIIIMGVLEQYHVSGLLVCTLMAGLFLIILGFCRMGALIRFIPFPVTTGFTSGIAVVIFSTQIKDIFGLTITEKIPGDFIEKWACYFNYFHTINWAALGLAAGTVAITLLSRRFWPKVPAMLVGMLGMTAVSVVFSLPVTTIGQAFGSLPNTLPLPSLPHIEWHNLGALTAPAFTIALLAAIESLLSASVADGMTGGRHKPNMELIAQGIGNIGSALFGGIPATGAIARTATNIKAGAKSPVSGMIHALTLLAILMAFAQYAQQIPLAVLAGILTVVCYNMSEIHTFSRLLKGPRQDAAVLVITFLLTVFVDLVVAVEVGVVLAALLFMGRMAQISDVSAIKNELLDNDEEDDEGRSAAKLDIPEGVEVFDVKGPFFFGAVEQFKDQVLETLEHDTKVVILRMRLVPALDATGLNVLSDFCHQCREHGSTLLVCGVQPQPLDVIRHAPFYRELKRYNICENIDAALRRARKIIHGPAPKHL, from the coding sequence ATGTTCAAACCTGCTCTCCTTTCCTCTCTCAAGACCTATACCAAGCAAACCTTTCTGGCGGACCTCTTCGCAGGGCTGACCGTAGGCGTGGTAGCCATCCCGCTGGCGATGGCCTTTGCGATTGCATGCGGGCTCTCCCCCACCCAGGGCCTCGTCACCGCCATCGTGGCCGGGTTCCTCATTTCCCTGTTCAGCGGAAGCAAGTACCAGATAGGCGGCCCCACCGGCGCTTTCGTCATCATCATTATGGGCGTGCTGGAACAGTACCACGTGTCCGGACTGCTGGTGTGCACGCTGATGGCGGGCCTCTTCCTCATCATTCTGGGTTTCTGCCGCATGGGGGCGCTCATCCGCTTCATTCCGTTCCCCGTCACCACGGGATTTACCTCCGGCATTGCCGTGGTGATTTTTTCCACGCAGATCAAGGACATCTTCGGCCTCACCATTACAGAAAAAATCCCCGGCGACTTCATTGAAAAATGGGCGTGCTACTTTAATTATTTCCACACCATCAACTGGGCGGCGCTGGGACTAGCCGCGGGAACCGTGGCCATCACCCTGCTGAGCCGCCGCTTCTGGCCCAAAGTGCCGGCCATGCTGGTGGGCATGCTGGGCATGACAGCCGTTTCCGTGGTCTTCTCCCTGCCCGTTACGACCATCGGCCAGGCCTTCGGCAGCCTGCCGAACACCCTCCCCCTTCCCTCACTGCCCCACATTGAGTGGCACAATCTGGGGGCGCTGACGGCTCCGGCCTTCACCATCGCCCTTCTGGCGGCCATTGAATCCCTGCTGAGCGCCTCCGTGGCGGACGGCATGACCGGAGGACGCCACAAGCCCAATATGGAACTCATCGCCCAGGGTATCGGCAACATCGGGTCCGCCCTGTTCGGCGGCATTCCGGCCACGGGAGCCATCGCCCGCACCGCCACCAACATCAAGGCGGGGGCCAAAAGCCCGGTTTCCGGCATGATTCACGCGCTGACCCTCCTGGCCATTCTGATGGCCTTTGCCCAGTACGCGCAGCAAATTCCCCTGGCCGTGCTGGCGGGCATCCTGACGGTGGTATGCTACAACATGAGTGAAATTCACACGTTCAGCCGCCTGCTTAAAGGACCGCGGCAGGATGCGGCGGTGCTGGTAATCACGTTCCTGCTGACCGTTTTTGTGGACCTGGTCGTAGCCGTGGAGGTGGGCGTGGTGCTGGCCGCCCTGCTCTTCATGGGCCGCATGGCCCAGATCAGCGACGTCTCCGCCATCAAGAACGAACTGCTGGACAATGACGAAGAAGACGACGAAGGCCGCTCCGCCGCCAAGCTGGACATTCCGGAAGGCGTGGAAGTTTTTGACGTGAAAGGCCCCTTCTTCTTCGGCGCCGTGGAACAGTTCAAGGACCAGGTGCTGGAAACGCTGGAGCATGACACCAAGGTGGTCATCCTGCGCATGCGCCTGGTTCCCGCGCTGGACGCCACCGGGCTGAACGTCCTTTCCGACTTCTGCCACCAGTGCCGGGAGCACGGCTCCACCCTGCTGGTCTGCGGCGTGCAGCCACAGCCCCTGGACGTCATCCGCCACGCGCCCTTTTACCGGGAACTGAAGCGCTATAATATCTGCGAGAATATTGACGCCGCCCTGCGCCGCGCCCGCAAGATCATCCACGGTCCCGCGCCAAAGCACCTGTAA